A genomic window from Peromyscus maniculatus bairdii isolate BWxNUB_F1_BW_parent chromosome 1, HU_Pman_BW_mat_3.1, whole genome shotgun sequence includes:
- the LOC102914286 gene encoding uncharacterized protein LOC102914286, with protein sequence MPQEDTNTDAVTPFTHVLERRDLAAHTELQSLSSSNGDKVPPCQGGASCVDRTEDGQLGLATLRPVEPVDHLTGQAKFVCSECKKSFLYRSQFIIHQRSHTGERPFECSVCKKRFVQSSDLRVHKRIHRGEKPYVCSICSRRFSHKSTLRGHLRVHTKEKPYEREHCGKCFNHKGNRSVHLGTHSDSRPYSCKECDKAFRQKGTLKGHMKIHSRMGSL encoded by the coding sequence ATGCCCCAGGAAGATACAAATACAGATGCTGTCACACCCTTCACCCATGTTCTGGAAAGAAGAGATTTAGCTGCACACACAGAACTTCAGAGTCTCTCTAGTTCCAATGGAGACAAGGTTCCCCCTTGTCAAGGAGGGGCCTCCTGTGTGGACAGGACAGAAGATGGGCAGCTAGGGCTTGCTACCCTACGACCTGTGGAGCCTGTTGATCATCTCACCGGCCAGGCTAAGTTTGTGTGCAGTGAATGCAAGAAGAGCTTCCTGTACAGGTCTCAGTTCATCATCCACCAGAGgtcacacacaggagagagacccTTTGAGTGCAGCGTGTGCAAAAAGAGGTTTGTGCAATCCTCAGACCTTCGGGTCCACAAGCGCATCCACAGGGGTGAAAAACCTTATGTGTGCAGCATCTGCAGCAGGAGGTTTTCCCACAAGTCCACCCTTCGGGGTCACCTTAGGGTCCACACAAAGGAGAAGCCTTATGAGCGTGAGCACTGTGGAAAATGCTTCAACCACAAGGGCAACCGCAGTGTCCATCTGGGAACCCACAGCGACTCAAGACCTTACAGTTGTAAGGAGTGTGACAAGGCCTTCAGACAGAAGGGGACTCTGAAAGGACACATGAAGATCCATTCAAGAATGGGGTCTTTGTGA